In a genomic window of Planctomycetota bacterium:
- a CDS encoding AAA family ATPase → MYNQFYGFTESPFNITPDPRFLFFSDKHREAFSHLMFGIQQRKGFIQITGEVGSGKTTLCRSLLEQLGDNYKTALILNPCMSGNQLLQAILDEFGIEYARSKPNRVDMLHSLNDFLLRQVAEGNEVVLIIDEAQDLSFELLEQVRLLSNLETDDRKLLQIVLIGQPELREKINEPRLRQLRQRITVRYHLRPLTRREMNAYIRHRITVCGGNGLPSFSTWAQLQIYRYSKGIPRLINAVCDKALLCGFVAGTPKLGYTHVRRAIASLEGELA, encoded by the coding sequence CTGTACAATCAGTTTTACGGCTTCACCGAGTCGCCGTTCAACATCACGCCTGATCCGCGCTTCCTGTTCTTCTCCGACAAGCATCGCGAAGCGTTCAGCCATCTCATGTTCGGCATTCAGCAGCGCAAGGGCTTCATCCAGATCACCGGCGAAGTCGGCTCCGGCAAGACCACGCTCTGCCGCTCCCTGCTCGAACAGCTCGGCGACAACTACAAGACCGCGCTCATTCTCAATCCCTGCATGAGCGGCAATCAACTGCTTCAGGCGATCCTTGATGAGTTCGGCATCGAATACGCCCGCTCCAAACCCAATCGCGTCGACATGCTTCATTCGCTCAACGACTTCCTCCTCAGGCAGGTCGCCGAGGGCAACGAAGTCGTGCTCATCATCGACGAGGCCCAGGACCTGAGCTTCGAACTGCTGGAGCAGGTGCGGCTCCTGTCGAATCTCGAAACCGATGACCGCAAGCTTTTGCAGATCGTCTTGATCGGTCAGCCGGAGCTGCGCGAGAAGATCAACGAGCCGCGCCTGCGGCAGCTTCGCCAGCGCATCACGGTGCGTTATCACCTGCGCCCGCTGACGCGGCGGGAAATGAATGCGTACATCCGCCATCGCATCACGGTGTGCGGCGGCAACGGATTGCCGAGCTTCAGTACATGGGCGCAGCTTCAGATTTACCGCTATTCCAAGGGTATTCCGCGATTGATCAATGCGGTGTGCGACAAGGCGCTTCTGTGCGGGTTCGTCGCCGGGACGCCGAAGCTGGGGTATACGCATGTGCGCCGGGCCATCGCATCGCTCGAAGGGGAACTGGCATGA
- the atpH gene encoding ATP synthase F1 subunit delta produces the protein MAQSHAQKAGAVAETYARSVFDLAQQGGSVAEVGDELKQIASLIEHEKGLAALFAHRTIPADRKAASIESIFNGRVSELTLRLLLVLNRHARLDQISSIARAFDKLLKDSRGQVDVEVHTAQPLDAGQLAAVTTKLSNAMGKTAVVHPRLDPSLIGGLKIRIGDKLIDASVTHQLARIKQQLNERGQQLARSSTALVQEG, from the coding sequence ATGGCTCAGTCACATGCACAGAAGGCCGGCGCCGTGGCGGAGACGTACGCCCGTTCCGTCTTCGACCTCGCCCAGCAAGGCGGGTCGGTGGCGGAAGTCGGCGATGAGCTGAAGCAGATCGCTTCGCTCATCGAGCACGAAAAGGGTCTGGCCGCCCTGTTCGCGCATCGCACGATTCCCGCCGACCGCAAGGCCGCGAGCATCGAGTCGATCTTCAACGGCCGCGTCAGCGAACTGACGCTTCGCCTTCTGCTTGTGCTCAATCGTCACGCCCGCCTCGATCAGATCAGCTCGATCGCGAGGGCGTTCGACAAGCTGCTCAAGGACAGCCGCGGGCAGGTCGACGTGGAGGTCCACACCGCTCAGCCCCTCGACGCCGGACAGCTCGCCGCCGTGACGACCAAGCTCTCCAACGCGATGGGTAAGACGGCCGTGGTTCATCCCCGGCTCGACCCCTCACTGATCGGCGGCCTGAAGATCCGCATCGGCGACAAGCTCATCGACGCCAGCGTCACCCATCAACTGGCCCGCATCAAACAACAGCTCAACGAGCGCGGTCAGCAATTGGCCCGCTCCAGCACCGCGCTCGTTCAGGAAGGTTAA
- a CDS encoding VWA domain-containing protein: protein MFCFLAQVLPSFIAPGLAVAGLAAVSVPIIIHILSRRPRKPVEWAAMRFVLAAYKRHRMRTRLEQLLLLLMRCLILAVLGLALAGPIWSALGAMAGLAKSGRVVVIVLDNSLTSAAAESPGKSRYDELRGAAGKLLDELTAQDRVALITASRPAAAIIAPPTSDPMAVRRQIDMLGPTAAAADLRGALQLAQQTLDEMEQTGRPTYVVLLSDFSAGAVPLEAGSSTLPKEISRLGEKAKLLMYTPAAGADNIQIQSIEPDRKVVIAGGATGATPVSWSIKVRRFTQSAGGPAVSTVRLSAPGQPPVRREVRWAAGQNIADLHMDTPLATPGTAEVEAMLEPAAEGSDVLDTDNTMRAIVRVRQKLGVTILDRVGTASMGLSPAKWLSTALAPVADQLGWPIHVKDADTAALGADRTILRDTDAVLVLRPDLLDDAGWDTLGTWTKAGGLAWIIAPPTPTPTLWPAKLNETMGLNWSIGAEAVKDEPPLRLASDTQIAEELVRLRSDIEDLLRPVEIYRHLPIETASLGAQTSVLLKGAGGQPIMIAADTASGRGRVMLTSTAVDLNWTNLPIKPLFVPLVHEVIRAAIDQLQPAGHFEAGDQPRLGPAWADVTKLIGPGDTQVMLIKDSDTDSAGGEGVTPIRPLLLPGVYRSETDALVVNVRPDAGNTLAVDRAALRSYLGAAGEWNMIHAADPSASLRIDADRADLSWPLLWAVLALAIGEMVLARYASHASTKHRTHDVTSIIDKPVI, encoded by the coding sequence ATGTTCTGTTTTCTCGCACAGGTTCTGCCATCGTTCATCGCGCCGGGGCTGGCGGTTGCCGGGTTGGCGGCGGTGTCGGTGCCGATCATTATTCATATTCTCTCGCGCCGGCCGCGCAAGCCGGTGGAGTGGGCGGCGATGCGGTTCGTGCTGGCGGCGTACAAACGTCACCGGATGCGCACACGGCTCGAGCAACTTCTGCTTCTATTGATGCGGTGTCTGATTCTGGCGGTGCTGGGGCTGGCGCTGGCGGGGCCGATCTGGTCGGCCCTCGGCGCGATGGCGGGGCTGGCCAAGAGCGGGCGGGTCGTGGTGATCGTATTGGACAATTCGCTCACGAGCGCCGCGGCCGAGTCGCCGGGCAAGTCGCGGTATGACGAACTGCGCGGTGCGGCGGGGAAGCTGCTCGATGAACTGACGGCTCAGGATCGCGTGGCGCTGATTACGGCGTCGCGACCGGCGGCGGCGATCATCGCCCCGCCGACGAGCGACCCGATGGCGGTGCGACGGCAGATCGACATGCTGGGGCCGACCGCCGCCGCGGCGGACCTGCGCGGAGCGTTGCAGCTCGCGCAGCAGACGCTTGACGAGATGGAGCAGACGGGTAGGCCCACCTATGTGGTGCTTTTGAGCGACTTTTCCGCCGGGGCGGTGCCGCTGGAGGCCGGGTCGTCGACGCTGCCGAAGGAGATCTCGCGGCTGGGCGAGAAGGCGAAGCTGCTCATGTACACGCCGGCGGCGGGCGCGGACAACATCCAGATTCAGTCGATCGAGCCGGATCGGAAGGTGGTGATCGCGGGCGGCGCGACGGGGGCGACGCCGGTGAGCTGGTCGATCAAGGTGCGCCGGTTCACGCAGAGCGCCGGCGGGCCGGCGGTATCGACCGTGCGGCTCAGCGCCCCGGGTCAGCCGCCGGTGCGCCGCGAGGTGCGATGGGCGGCGGGTCAGAACATCGCCGATCTGCACATGGACACGCCGCTGGCGACGCCCGGCACGGCGGAAGTCGAGGCGATGCTCGAACCCGCGGCCGAGGGCAGCGATGTGCTCGACACGGACAACACCATGCGTGCGATCGTGCGCGTGCGGCAGAAACTGGGCGTGACCATCCTCGATCGCGTCGGCACGGCGAGCATGGGGTTGAGCCCGGCCAAGTGGCTTTCGACGGCATTGGCGCCGGTGGCGGATCAGCTTGGCTGGCCGATCCATGTCAAGGATGCGGACACGGCGGCGCTGGGGGCGGATCGGACGATTCTGCGCGACACGGACGCCGTGCTCGTGCTGCGGCCGGACCTGCTGGACGATGCGGGCTGGGACACGCTCGGGACATGGACCAAGGCGGGCGGACTGGCGTGGATCATCGCCCCGCCGACGCCCACGCCGACGCTCTGGCCCGCCAAACTCAACGAGACGATGGGCCTGAACTGGTCGATCGGGGCTGAGGCGGTCAAGGACGAACCACCACTGCGACTCGCGTCCGATACGCAGATCGCGGAGGAACTGGTGCGGCTCCGCTCGGACATTGAAGACTTGTTGCGGCCGGTCGAAATCTATCGCCATCTGCCGATCGAAACGGCGTCGCTGGGCGCGCAGACAAGCGTGCTGCTCAAAGGAGCCGGCGGACAGCCGATCATGATCGCGGCGGACACGGCCAGCGGGCGGGGTCGCGTGATGCTCACGAGCACGGCGGTGGATCTGAACTGGACGAACCTGCCGATCAAGCCGCTGTTCGTCCCGCTGGTGCACGAAGTGATCCGCGCGGCGATCGATCAGCTCCAGCCGGCGGGCCATTTTGAAGCGGGCGATCAGCCGCGGCTCGGACCGGCGTGGGCCGACGTCACGAAACTCATCGGCCCGGGCGATACGCAGGTCATGCTCATCAAGGATTCGGACACGGACAGCGCCGGCGGCGAAGGCGTGACGCCGATTCGCCCGCTTCTGTTGCCGGGCGTGTATCGGTCGGAGACGGATGCGCTGGTGGTGAACGTGCGGCCGGACGCGGGGAATACGCTCGCCGTCGACCGCGCCGCCCTGCGTTCGTACCTTGGGGCCGCGGGGGAATGGAACATGATCCATGCCGCCGATCCGTCGGCGAGTCTGCGCATCGATGCGGACCGGGCGGACCTGAGTTGGCCGCTGCTTTGGGCGGTGCTCGCGCTGGCGATCGGCGAGATGGTGCTGGCGCGCTACGCTTCGCACGCCAGCACAAAACACCGCACGCACGACGTGACCAGTATTATCGACAAGCCCGTGATTTGA
- the atpB gene encoding F0F1 ATP synthase subunit A has product MIPTTLAAGDLISHVLPHEIFHLGPVAVSNHMIMATIAALLTFLVLAHAAARIKTGQTGSTDDYLTNGKLSQIVEVILVFLREEMTRPALGKLTETYIGYIWTTFFFILFCNLLGMFPLGSLLALFNEHWEHLGGTATGNIAVTIVLALISFFMILFVGLREHGLKYFAHFAPVPLWPFMKDASPGLMPVAILLVILEIVGAFIKPFALCMRLFANMLAGHLVLGAIIGMIFLAESYTVRGAIVAPAVLGGVIMSLLELFVAFLQAYVFTFLTVLFIAQGAVHDHGDHPHHEDHHEHVPFEHAAETETDTTIIATL; this is encoded by the coding sequence ATGATCCCGACCACGCTTGCCGCCGGCGACCTGATCAGCCACGTGCTTCCGCACGAGATTTTCCACCTCGGGCCCGTCGCCGTGTCGAACCACATGATCATGGCGACAATCGCCGCCCTGTTGACTTTCCTCGTCCTCGCTCACGCCGCCGCTCGCATCAAGACCGGGCAGACCGGCTCCACCGACGACTACCTCACCAACGGCAAGCTCAGCCAGATCGTCGAAGTCATCCTCGTCTTCCTCCGCGAGGAAATGACCCGACCCGCCCTCGGCAAACTCACCGAAACCTACATCGGCTACATCTGGACCACCTTCTTCTTCATCCTCTTCTGCAACCTTCTTGGCATGTTCCCGCTCGGATCGCTTCTGGCGCTTTTCAACGAGCATTGGGAGCATCTCGGCGGCACCGCGACCGGCAATATCGCCGTCACCATCGTGCTCGCCCTCATCAGCTTCTTCATGATCCTTTTCGTGGGCCTGCGCGAGCACGGGCTCAAGTATTTCGCCCACTTCGCCCCCGTCCCGCTCTGGCCTTTCATGAAGGACGCCTCGCCGGGGCTCATGCCCGTGGCGATTCTGCTGGTCATTCTGGAAATCGTCGGCGCGTTCATCAAGCCCTTCGCGCTGTGCATGCGTCTATTCGCCAACATGCTCGCCGGCCACCTCGTGCTGGGCGCGATCATCGGCATGATCTTCCTCGCTGAAAGCTACACGGTGCGCGGCGCGATCGTCGCTCCGGCTGTCCTCGGCGGCGTGATCATGAGTCTGCTCGAACTCTTCGTGGCGTTCCTTCAGGCCTACGTGTTCACGTTCCTGACCGTCCTGTTCATCGCGCAGGGCGCGGTGCATGATCACGGCGACCATCCGCATCACGAGGATCATCACGAGCATGTGCCCTTCGAGCACGCCGCGGAAACCGAAACGGACACGACGATCATCGCGACGCTCTGA
- a CDS encoding 4a-hydroxytetrahydrobiopterin dehydratase, translated as MPKLTADELQKALADLTGWSVEGGKLRRVYKFKDFSEAFAFMTRCALAAEKMNHHPDWSNVWNTVTVDLITHDAGGITQNDVKLAQTMNKLAGA; from the coding sequence ATGCCCAAACTTACTGCCGACGAACTGCAAAAAGCCCTCGCCGACCTGACCGGGTGGAGCGTCGAAGGCGGCAAGCTCCGCCGCGTCTACAAGTTCAAGGACTTCTCCGAAGCGTTCGCCTTCATGACCCGCTGCGCCCTCGCCGCCGAGAAAATGAACCATCATCCCGACTGGTCCAACGTCTGGAACACCGTCACCGTCGACCTCATCACCCATGATGCCGGCGGCATCACGCAAAATGATGTGAAACTCGCACAGACAATGAACAAACTGGCCGGCGCATGA
- the atpE gene encoding ATP synthase F0 subunit C translates to MNLLTLAAEASTWGVAGIGIGIGLVVLGAGIGIGNIGSNACSGISRQPEAAPKISTNMIIAAALIEGLAFFALLLGAFVIKTGV, encoded by the coding sequence ATGAATCTGCTGACTCTGGCTGCTGAGGCATCGACGTGGGGCGTGGCCGGCATTGGCATCGGCATCGGTCTGGTGGTGCTGGGCGCGGGCATCGGCATCGGCAACATCGGCTCCAACGCCTGCTCGGGCATCAGCCGTCAGCCCGAAGCCGCTCCGAAAATCTCGACCAATATGATCATCGCCGCCGCGCTGATCGAAGGTCTGGCCTTCTTCGCCCTCCTGCTGGGCGCGTTCGTCATCAAGACCGGCGTCTGA
- a CDS encoding DUF1080 domain-containing protein: MHPLRLIISVVMLLALSPLAIGADEWQPEPGFRSLFNGHDLSGWCFRVKPKREDPKPGDVTENFDGKTVSSDGRYFVKDGVFVIQFPDENDHLTGQIYTVEEFPKDFTLKLEFRASVNADSGIFLRKPQLQCRDYLVAGPYKELKKYKPQEWNLIEVVVKDGVAHCTCNGEVLEDALKLPPTGPIGLEGDRGTMEYRHIQIKAE; this comes from the coding sequence ATGCATCCCTTGCGTCTGATCATCAGCGTCGTCATGCTTCTTGCACTCAGCCCGCTGGCCATCGGGGCGGACGAGTGGCAGCCGGAGCCGGGCTTCCGCAGTTTGTTCAATGGTCATGATCTGAGCGGCTGGTGCTTCCGCGTCAAACCCAAACGCGAGGACCCCAAGCCCGGCGACGTCACCGAAAACTTCGACGGCAAAACGGTGTCGAGCGATGGGCGATACTTCGTCAAAGACGGCGTGTTCGTCATCCAATTCCCCGATGAAAACGACCATCTGACGGGGCAGATTTACACGGTCGAAGAGTTCCCCAAGGACTTCACGCTCAAGCTCGAGTTCCGGGCGTCCGTCAATGCCGACAGCGGGATCTTCCTGCGGAAGCCGCAGTTGCAATGTCGCGATTACCTTGTCGCCGGGCCGTACAAGGAGCTTAAGAAGTACAAGCCGCAGGAATGGAATTTGATTGAGGTGGTGGTCAAGGACGGGGTGGCGCACTGCACATGCAATGGGGAGGTGCTGGAGGACGCGCTGAAGCTTCCGCCGACGGGGCCGATCGGTTTGGAGGGGGATCGGGGGACGATGGAGTATCGTCATATTCAGATCAAGGCGGAGTGA
- a CDS encoding serine hydrolase: MRTSCGLVLLIAGVVGLLAQAGSAAGAPYPPSPVVASMTWHWDTLKTAAPGSDLWPVTWAGDDHLYVAWGDGGGFGGTNNDGRVAAGFARIDGDPEHFTAININGGRDTQHPADFPKAGKVDSLIAVGDQLYAWVNMQNGNWPDVNMALYQSGDRGASWRATPCVFPKGQQLRPIRFINFGRANAGVPDDLAGYVYIYAYRATRDGEGRDAYLLRVPTEKITDRAAYEFFTQLDAQDAPRWSRNVDDAKPVFTDPNGLRIAGAVYHPQLRRFLFSTYHISPGQLGVFDAPRPWGPWTTISYQDRFGDMGDGGHGLVHDFPLKWISPDGRTLWAVFSVYGDGAQQGVKAHDRFNLVKVTLEPRAAAGPTSTYFPPPESQSGWRKLATPDDIRRLAGMDPAKLDELRDWLIQSDQRKFAAVVIRHGYIALEVERDHSSVSDTGNIKSCAKAICATVLAIASEESQRGRTPRRMTFEDPAFDFIPWAQPLSDPRKKAITVGQLLNHTSGIAPESSGAGNNGPWEYIMGHTGDPKTAKLAFDPGTNLDYSTQALYHASLVCETVTGMPYDQFARKQLLEPLGISHAWFEYFNGGEGIGRHPSHAIGLSARDMARIGYCMAQRGKWGERQVIPSWFIDMAAQPTHNLTGKKSFDRDARSFSAGWELPANLSDARGKEIPADARFKPGSGGQLIAFVPSLDLVVVRQTGSSGSWEFEDYLRRACAAVLTPP, translated from the coding sequence ATGCGAACTTCATGCGGTCTGGTGCTGCTCATCGCGGGTGTGGTCGGCTTGTTGGCGCAAGCGGGGAGTGCGGCGGGGGCGCCGTATCCGCCGAGTCCGGTGGTGGCGTCGATGACATGGCACTGGGACACGCTCAAGACCGCCGCGCCCGGCAGCGACCTCTGGCCCGTCACATGGGCGGGGGATGACCACTTGTATGTCGCATGGGGCGACGGGGGCGGGTTCGGCGGCACGAACAACGACGGCCGCGTCGCCGCCGGATTCGCCCGCATCGATGGCGATCCCGAACACTTCACCGCAATCAACATCAACGGCGGACGCGACACCCAACACCCCGCCGACTTCCCCAAGGCCGGCAAAGTCGACAGTCTCATCGCCGTCGGCGATCAACTCTACGCATGGGTCAACATGCAGAATGGCAATTGGCCCGATGTGAACATGGCGCTGTATCAGTCCGGGGACCGCGGCGCGTCGTGGCGCGCCACACCCTGCGTCTTCCCCAAAGGTCAGCAGCTTCGCCCGATCCGTTTCATCAACTTCGGCCGCGCCAACGCCGGCGTCCCCGATGACCTGGCCGGCTATGTCTACATCTACGCCTACCGCGCGACGCGCGATGGCGAGGGCCGCGACGCCTATCTGCTGCGCGTCCCCACGGAGAAAATCACTGATCGGGCCGCGTATGAATTCTTCACGCAACTCGATGCGCAGGACGCGCCGCGGTGGTCACGCAACGTGGACGATGCCAAACCCGTCTTCACCGATCCGAACGGCCTGCGCATCGCCGGGGCCGTGTACCACCCGCAGCTTCGCCGCTTCCTTTTTTCGACCTATCACATCAGTCCCGGTCAGCTTGGCGTCTTCGATGCGCCGCGTCCATGGGGACCGTGGACCACGATCAGCTACCAGGACCGCTTCGGCGACATGGGCGACGGCGGCCACGGCCTCGTGCACGATTTCCCCCTGAAATGGATCAGCCCCGACGGCCGCACGCTATGGGCCGTCTTCAGCGTGTACGGCGACGGCGCGCAGCAGGGCGTCAAAGCTCACGATCGCTTCAATCTTGTCAAAGTCACGCTCGAACCGCGCGCCGCTGCCGGGCCGACTTCGACCTATTTCCCGCCGCCCGAATCGCAAAGCGGATGGCGAAAGCTCGCCACGCCCGACGATATCCGCCGCCTCGCCGGCATGGATCCGGCGAAGCTCGACGAATTGCGTGACTGGCTCATCCAGTCGGACCAGCGAAAGTTCGCGGCCGTGGTGATTCGACATGGTTACATCGCCCTCGAAGTCGAGCGCGATCACAGCAGCGTCAGCGACACCGGCAACATCAAGTCATGCGCGAAGGCGATCTGCGCGACGGTGCTCGCCATCGCCTCGGAGGAAAGTCAGCGGGGCAGGACGCCGCGGCGCATGACGTTTGAAGACCCGGCGTTTGATTTCATCCCGTGGGCGCAACCTCTGAGCGATCCGCGCAAGAAGGCGATCACGGTGGGGCAACTGCTCAATCACACATCGGGTATCGCCCCCGAATCGAGCGGCGCGGGCAACAACGGCCCGTGGGAATACATCATGGGGCACACCGGCGACCCGAAGACCGCGAAGCTCGCCTTCGATCCCGGCACGAACCTCGACTATTCGACGCAGGCACTCTATCACGCATCGCTCGTCTGCGAGACGGTGACTGGCATGCCATATGACCAATTCGCGCGGAAGCAGTTGCTCGAGCCCCTAGGAATCAGTCATGCATGGTTCGAGTATTTCAACGGCGGAGAAGGCATCGGGCGTCACCCGTCGCATGCCATCGGCCTGTCCGCGCGGGACATGGCGCGCATCGGGTACTGCATGGCGCAACGCGGGAAATGGGGCGAGCGGCAGGTGATTCCATCGTGGTTTATCGACATGGCCGCCCAGCCGACGCACAACCTCACCGGCAAAAAAAGCTTCGACCGTGACGCCCGCTCGTTCTCCGCCGGGTGGGAACTGCCCGCCAATCTCAGTGACGCCCGCGGCAAAGAAATCCCCGCCGACGCCCGCTTCAAACCGGGGTCCGGCGGGCAGCTTATCGCCTTCGTCCCGAGTCTCGACCTCGTCGTCGTCCGGCAAACCGGCTCCAGCGGATCGTGGGAATTCGAGGATTACCTCCGCCGGGCGTGTGCGGCCGTGCTCACTCCGCCTTGA
- a CDS encoding prenyltransferase: protein MNRTVGMMLCVAVGVNAAMLRALAADDAAPAAAPVGEVGAANAPTDFVEITPQVQAAVQKGLVFLASQQQPDGSFGAEQYGRNVAITALAGLAFMSDGNLPGRGKYGPNVEAAVRFVLDSQQPNGLIAADTSHGPMYGHGFATLFLGEVYGMTNDPRTREALIKAVRLITRSQNKEGGWRYQPVPVEADVSVTICQVMGLRAARNAGIKVPKETIDQAVDYVRRCQNADGGFRYMLNSGNSAFPRSAAGVATLYYAGIYQDQAIDRGLQYLVQNLPGEGRNTPHYFYGHYYAVQAMYMAGGEYWSHWFPAIRSELLDRQNPTTGDWDGQAGKSYGTAMALIILQMPNRYLPIFQK from the coding sequence ATGAATCGAACCGTGGGCATGATGTTGTGCGTCGCGGTGGGCGTGAATGCAGCGATGCTGCGGGCGCTGGCGGCCGACGATGCGGCTCCAGCGGCGGCGCCCGTGGGCGAGGTCGGGGCGGCGAACGCACCGACGGATTTCGTGGAGATCACGCCGCAGGTTCAGGCAGCGGTGCAAAAGGGCCTGGTGTTCCTCGCGTCGCAGCAGCAGCCGGACGGGAGCTTCGGCGCCGAGCAATACGGGCGCAATGTGGCGATCACGGCACTGGCGGGACTGGCGTTCATGAGCGACGGCAATCTGCCCGGTCGCGGCAAGTACGGGCCGAATGTCGAGGCGGCGGTCCGCTTCGTGCTCGACTCGCAACAGCCCAACGGGCTCATCGCGGCCGACACGTCGCATGGCCCGATGTACGGGCACGGATTCGCCACACTGTTTCTGGGCGAAGTGTACGGGATGACCAACGACCCGCGCACGCGCGAAGCGCTCATCAAGGCCGTCCGACTCATCACGCGCTCGCAGAATAAGGAAGGCGGCTGGCGCTATCAGCCGGTGCCGGTCGAAGCGGACGTGTCGGTGACGATCTGCCAGGTGATGGGCCTGCGCGCCGCGCGCAATGCGGGCATCAAGGTGCCCAAGGAGACGATCGATCAGGCGGTCGATTATGTCCGCCGCTGCCAGAACGCCGACGGGGGCTTCCGCTACATGCTCAACAGCGGCAACAGCGCGTTTCCGCGATCGGCGGCGGGCGTGGCGACGCTGTACTACGCGGGCATCTATCAGGACCAGGCGATCGACCGTGGCTTGCAGTACCTTGTGCAGAATCTGCCGGGCGAGGGTCGCAACACGCCGCACTATTTCTACGGGCACTACTACGCGGTGCAGGCGATGTACATGGCGGGCGGCGAATACTGGTCGCATTGGTTCCCGGCGATCCGCTCGGAACTGCTCGACCGGCAGAACCCGACGACCGGCGACTGGGACGGACAGGCGGGCAAAAGCTACGGCACCGCGATGGCGCTGATCATTCTTCAGATGCCCAACCGCTATCTGCCGATTTTTCAGAAGTGA
- the atpF gene encoding F0F1 ATP synthase subunit B produces MFKHTPWISALSLALTPVLAFAQEAHEAAAEAGAHEGAGGGLLNPDLGTAVWTLVLFIVLLAVLGKFVWPNIVSGLDAREHKIREDIHSAEKANQQAQKTLAEYKQSLADAHAEARKMIDQARVDADAVRAKLVADAEAEAAKLRERSRQEIMQAKQQAVSDLYAQAGEIAVAVAGKILHRQINASDTQSLVDESLSELSKTGL; encoded by the coding sequence ATGTTCAAACATACGCCCTGGATTTCCGCCCTGTCGCTGGCCCTCACGCCCGTCCTCGCCTTCGCGCAGGAAGCGCATGAAGCCGCCGCAGAGGCGGGCGCCCACGAAGGCGCCGGCGGCGGACTGCTCAACCCCGACCTGGGCACGGCCGTCTGGACGCTGGTCCTGTTCATCGTCCTGCTGGCCGTTCTGGGCAAGTTCGTCTGGCCCAACATCGTCAGCGGGCTCGATGCGCGCGAGCACAAGATTCGCGAGGACATTCACTCGGCGGAGAAGGCCAATCAGCAGGCCCAGAAGACGCTCGCCGAGTACAAGCAGAGTCTGGCCGACGCTCACGCCGAGGCGCGCAAGATGATCGATCAGGCGCGTGTCGACGCCGACGCGGTGCGGGCGAAGCTTGTCGCCGACGCCGAGGCCGAGGCGGCGAAGCTGCGTGAGCGCTCCAGGCAGGAGATCATGCAGGCCAAGCAGCAGGCGGTGTCGGACCTGTACGCACAGGCGGGCGAGATCGCGGTGGCGGTGGCGGGCAAGATTCTGCATCGTCAGATCAACGCTTCCGACACGCAGTCGCTCGTGGACGAATCGCTCAGCGAACTTTCCAAGACGGGCCTTTAA
- a CDS encoding DUF58 domain-containing protein gives MTPNVQHSAIDYLHPQTLSAVEGIELRARHIVEGLMTGMHRSPYFGYSVEFAQHRPYTPGDDLRHLDWKVFGRTDKLYLKQYQQETNLDLMLLVDASGSMRYGTKMGRRNQQWRKFDHATSIAAALSYLALQQQDRTGLIVFADKLLEVVRPSNARGQWRTIVKALSGQPVEAQTQMSHVFEQVISKLTHRTLVVILSDFFDDAAHVGAGLARLHYRRHDVMMLQTLDHAELTFPFATPQRLLGLENEGKLDLDPKALREAYLDELHQHIRALREEARRYRYDHELIDTTQDVGPPLSHFLARRAARLKRP, from the coding sequence ATGACGCCCAACGTGCAGCACAGCGCGATTGACTACCTTCATCCGCAGACGCTTTCGGCGGTGGAGGGCATCGAGCTTCGGGCGCGGCACATCGTCGAAGGGCTCATGACGGGCATGCACCGCTCGCCGTACTTCGGGTACAGCGTCGAGTTCGCCCAGCATCGGCCGTACACGCCGGGCGATGATCTGCGGCATCTGGACTGGAAGGTCTTCGGGCGCACGGACAAGCTGTACCTCAAACAGTATCAGCAGGAAACGAACCTGGATCTGATGCTCCTCGTCGATGCGTCGGGGTCGATGCGGTACGGGACGAAGATGGGGCGGCGGAATCAGCAGTGGCGCAAGTTCGATCATGCCACGAGCATCGCGGCGGCGCTGAGCTACCTGGCGCTTCAACAGCAGGACCGCACGGGGCTGATCGTGTTCGCGGACAAGCTTCTGGAAGTGGTTCGGCCGAGCAATGCGCGGGGCCAGTGGCGCACGATCGTCAAGGCGCTGTCGGGTCAGCCGGTCGAGGCGCAGACGCAGATGAGCCATGTGTTCGAGCAGGTGATCTCGAAGCTCACGCACCGGACGCTGGTGGTGATCTTGAGCGATTTTTTCGACGATGCGGCGCATGTCGGGGCGGGATTGGCCCGGCTGCACTATCGGCGGCATGACGTGATGATGCTTCAGACGCTCGATCATGCGGAACTGACGTTTCCGTTCGCCACGCCGCAGCGGCTGCTCGGGCTGGAAAACGAAGGCAAACTGGACCTGGACCCCAAGGCGCTGCGCGAGGCGTACCTGGATGAACTGCATCAGCACATCCGCGCCCTGCGCGAAGAAGCCCGGCGCTACCGCTACGACCACGAACTGATCGACACCACGCAGGACGTCGGCCCGCCGCTGAGCCACTTCCTGGCCCGCCGCGCGGCGCGATTGAAACGACCTTGA